The DNA region AAGCGCTTAACGTCATTGTCTGAGGCGCATCTGCGCGAGCTGCTGGATCCAGCAGCCCTCACCCGCGGGGGCATAAAGAAGTAGTTAGAATTAACAGTATATATAGATTATTAATACTTGATAAATAATGGATATATATGAGCTTATCCGGATCAGTCTGAAGGATTCCAGGCCGCCGCGCAATTTCAGTCCCCGGCGCGTGATGGGTGACCTGCCTGCTGACATGCTCCCGCGTAAACCATGGAAGCCGGCAGCAGTGCTGGTTCCCCTGGTTATGCACCGGCTTGAGCCGACCATCCTTCTCACCGAGCGTACCCAAGGTTTGCTGGATCACGCCGGGCAGGTGAGCTTTCCGGGAGGCAGCCACGAGGACCGGGATGCGGATGCGGTACAAACGGCGTTGCGCGAGACCGAGGAGGAGACTGGCCTGAGTCATCAGCTGGTGGAGCCGGTCGGCTATCTGGACGGCTACCTGACGATCACCGGCTATGCGGTGACTCCGGTGGTGGGACTGGTCAGTGCGGGTTTTGAACTCAAGCCCGACCCCTTGGAGGTGGCCGAAGTTTTCGAGGTGCCACTGACATTCCTGCGCGACCCGGCCAACCGTCAGGTGCGCCAGCGGCGGGTCGGAGAGCGTGAACTTGGGTACTACCTGTTTGAGTACCACCACCACAGCATCTGGGGAGCAACGGCGGCCATGCTGGTGAATTTCCTGCAGAAACTCGATCGCGCGGAAGCCGCATGACTACACCGCGCGCCGGTTTGCTGGACGGCGTCCCCACGGATCAGCCCGAGCTGGCGTGTGCGCTGGAACTGCAGCAACGTGCCGCACAGGTGGGTTTTGACTGGAATTCGCTGCCTCCGGTGCTGGCCAAGGTGCGCGAGGAGCTAGGTGAACTGGAAGCCGAGGTTACGCGTGGAGCCCGGCGGGAGCGCATGCTGGACGAGCTTGGTGACCTGCTGTTTGCGGTCGCCAATCTGGCGCGCAAACTTGGCCTTGATCCTCAGGCCGCGTTGCACAGTACCAATGCTAAATTCCGCCGACGTTTCGCGGTGGTGGAACAACAGCTTGCGCAGCAGGGCCGGCGACCTCAGGACGCCAGTCTCGCCGAAATGGACGCTATCTGGGAGCGGGCCAAGCACGAGCAGCGCTGAGCCCGGGATTACGCATTGCAGGGTCTTTGGGTTTTTCAATGACGGCAAGGCCTTGTGTTGGCTACCGGGCTGGCAGACCGGTCGGCGCCAGCCGGGGGGGATTAACATTACATATTCCAGCTTGGTACTCTAACGCCCAGTGACCACCAAGTCATGACGGACGGGCAAGGGGATGGGGCCGGAAAGACTCATGCAAAATCTCGTGCGCTAGCTCAAATAATCCCGCCAAGCTCAGGAAAAACAGGAAGAAATTTGCTGTATTACAGTCGGTTGCGCTATGCTTTGCCGCCCGCGGGATCCGCGAAAACCGGCGGGTAGAGCTGGGCATGCCCAGACAGTCGCTCGGGAGCACTTATGCCACAGAAGATCGGCCTGGTCGTTGATTCCAGCTGCGATTTGCCGCGCTCCTTCATCGAGCAGCACGGCGTTGAAATCATGCCGGTACTGATGCGTTTCGGGCATATGAGCTTTAAGGACCTGCGCGACCCTGAACAGACCATGGACTTTTACCGCCGGTTTGTGGCGGACAAGAACCTGGAAATCACCACCACGCCACTGTCTGCCAAGGCGATTCGCGACCTGTTTCTGGATCAGCTGGTACTCAAATACGACCGGGCATTGGTCGTCACGGTCTCCAGCAACCGCAGCGCCACCTTTGAGAACGCCACGCAGGCGTCCTTCATGATCCTCTCAGGTTACAAGGAACGCCGTCGCGCCGCCGGCCTGGACGAACAGTTCGGCCTGCGTGTGATTGACAGCAAGACCCTGTTTACCGGTCCCGCGGTGATCGTCTACGAGGCGCTGCGGGCAATCCAAGGCCAGGAGGAGTTCCTGTTCGACAAATTGCGCCAGCACGTCGAATCTTTTTCGCAGCACGTGCAGGCGTATGTGGTTCCGCAGGACCTGTTTTACGTGCGCAGCCGTGCGCACCAGAAAGGTGACAAAAGCGTGGGCTGGTTCAAATACCAGATGGGCAGCATGCTGGACATTAAGCCGATCCTGAGGGCCTATCGCGGTGAGACCGAATCGGTGGCCAATGTGCGTGGCTACGAACACGCGGTCGAGAAGTTGTTTGGCATGGCTATCGAGGCCATTGAGCGTGGACTGCTCAGCAAAGTAGTGTGCATGAGCTACGCGGGTAATCCGGACGCGGTGAAATCGCTGCCTGGCTACGATGCGTTCATTCAGTGCGCCACGAGCAACAAGGTCGAAACCCTGTTGTCGGTGATGAGCACGTCGGCGGGCATCCACGTCGGACCCGGTGCCTTCAGCCTTGCTTACGCCGCGCGCTAGGCGCGGTGCAGGTATTCAAGCCTGCTCATCAAGCGCGGCGGTTCATCCTGCTGCACTTGTCATAGCGCCCGTCAGGTC from Gammaproteobacteria bacterium includes:
- a CDS encoding DegV family protein; translated protein: MPQKIGLVVDSSCDLPRSFIEQHGVEIMPVLMRFGHMSFKDLRDPEQTMDFYRRFVADKNLEITTTPLSAKAIRDLFLDQLVLKYDRALVVTVSSNRSATFENATQASFMILSGYKERRRAAGLDEQFGLRVIDSKTLFTGPAVIVYEALRAIQGQEEFLFDKLRQHVESFSQHVQAYVVPQDLFYVRSRAHQKGDKSVGWFKYQMGSMLDIKPILRAYRGETESVANVRGYEHAVEKLFGMAIEAIERGLLSKVVCMSYAGNPDAVKSLPGYDAFIQCATSNKVETLLSVMSTSAGIHVGPGAFSLAYAAR
- a CDS encoding MazG nucleotide pyrophosphohydrolase domain-containing protein, translated to MTTPRAGLLDGVPTDQPELACALELQQRAAQVGFDWNSLPPVLAKVREELGELEAEVTRGARRERMLDELGDLLFAVANLARKLGLDPQAALHSTNAKFRRRFAVVEQQLAQQGRRPQDASLAEMDAIWERAKHEQR
- a CDS encoding CoA pyrophosphatase yields the protein MLPRKPWKPAAVLVPLVMHRLEPTILLTERTQGLLDHAGQVSFPGGSHEDRDADAVQTALRETEEETGLSHQLVEPVGYLDGYLTITGYAVTPVVGLVSAGFELKPDPLEVAEVFEVPLTFLRDPANRQVRQRRVGERELGYYLFEYHHHSIWGATAAMLVNFLQKLDRAEAA